The genomic window AGGCCCTCTCCTCGGCCTCCCCTTCCCTCCGGGGATACGAAGGAACGATGGAGGTGAGGCGGACCGCCTTCCCGACCAACGCCTCCTCTACCCGATGGCGGAACGTAGGGTCCGGCTCCGTCAGCAGGACCCGTATCTCCAAATAAGGCCAGCGGCTCTCGTCCTCCCTGCCCTCCTCCGGCTCCGGAAGCCCGGCGAGGCATCGCAAGACCTCCTTCGGAGGTAACGGGCTGTCCGGTATACGCATCAAGTCCGCGACTCTAGGAATCCCGATCGCCTCGATCTCCGTGACACTCCCCTCCTCGATCTCTACAGCTATCACTTGATGCCGGTAATTCTTCTCCGAGAACGACATGGGAAGCGGGCTTCCGGCATAACGTACCGCCTCGCGCCCGCCGATCCGTTGCGCTTTATGGATATGCCCCAGCGCCGTATAAGCGATCCCGGCGTCGAAGGTATCCGCGGATACGGACTCCAGACCTCCCATGATGGCGCGCTCGCTCCGGTCGTCGTCCGACAACTCGGCTCCGGTAGCGTGGAGGTGTCCCAAGGCTACGATCGCCTCGCCGGGATTCCTCTGGGCATCGGCATAGGCGTAGAGCCGCCGGTACATCCGGCCGATGCCCGCCACATACGAATCAAGCTCTCCCTCGGGCGCCGCCGGGTAATCCCCTTGGCGGAGGAAAGGCACCGCCAGGCAAAGCGCCTCCCGTTCTCCCGCCCGGTTCCTCAAGGGGACGACGAGCGAGGCGAGATCGATCTCCCCGGAATCCGTCCTCCCCACGATACCGACAATCGAAGTATTCAATTCCTCCAGCAAGGGATTCGGGGCTTCCAGACGGATCGCGGAGTCGTGGTTGCCGGCGATGATCACGATCTGCAAGCCCGGGTTCAGGCGGTTCGCCTCCCGCAGGAAACGATAGAAACGGCGTTGCGCCCCGGCGGAAGGGTTCGTCACGTCGAACACGTCGCCGGCGATCAACAGGACATCCGTTTCCCGCTCCACCAATAGATTTGTCAGAAAACCGAGGAAAGCCTCGTGCTCCGCCTCCCGGTCGTAGCCGAAAAAGGTCTGGCCCAGATGCCAGTCGGCCGTATGGATAAGTTTCAATGCCATTTATCTTCTTCTATTTTGATCCGGCAAATGTACTTCTTTCCCATCAGATATCAGATTTTGGTAGAATGAAAAAAACGAATGATCAAACGTATCCCCCCTTATATACCGGCAGCACAACCGAGAAGCGGCTTCCTTTTCCTAGCTTAGAACTCAGTTCTATCCGTCCCCCCAAGTTTTGTACGATTCCTTGGCAGATAGACAACCCCAGACCGGCCCCTTGGCTGAATTCATCTTGCTTGAAAAAACGGCTGAACACCTTCTCTTGTTGCTCCTCCGATAGACCGATCCCGGAATCCTTGACAAAAATCGCTACCTCATCCGTCCCCCTCAGATGCTTAAATCCCAACTTTATATATCCGCTATTCGTGAATTTACAAGCGTTTGTCAAGAAATTGGTTATAACTTGAGAAAGTCTCTTTTTATCCGTATAGATAAACAAA from Parabacteroides distasonis ATCC 8503 includes these protein-coding regions:
- a CDS encoding exonuclease SbcCD subunit D, coding for MALKLIHTADWHLGQTFFGYDREAEHEAFLGFLTNLLVERETDVLLIAGDVFDVTNPSAGAQRRFYRFLREANRLNPGLQIVIIAGNHDSAIRLEAPNPLLEELNTSIVGIVGRTDSGEIDLASLVVPLRNRAGEREALCLAVPFLRQGDYPAAPEGELDSYVAGIGRMYRRLYAYADAQRNPGEAIVALGHLHATGAELSDDDRSERAIMGGLESVSADTFDAGIAYTALGHIHKAQRIGGREAVRYAGSPLPMSFSEKNYRHQVIAVEIEEGSVTEIEAIGIPRVADLMRIPDSPLPPKEVLRCLAGLPEPEEGREDESRWPYLEIRVLLTEPDPTFRHRVEEALVGKAVRLTSIVPSYPRREGEAEERALSYNDLQKIAPLDMLRHTFAARYGGELPEEIETLFNEVIREVAL